A stretch of DNA from Gaiellales bacterium:
CCGGTCACCCCTCATTCGAGCCACTCGCTCTCCATCGTGCCCGCGGCGTGGATGCAGGTCATGCGCAGCCCCTCGCCCTCGGCGAGGAACCGGTGCGCAGTCCCGGCAGGGACGACCACGACGTCTCCCTCCGCGGCGGGCACCTGCTGGGACCCGACGGTGAAGAGCGCATTGCCCGATTCGACGACGAACACCTCGGCGTACGGGTGGCGGTGCAGGTCGTTGCCCTTGCCGGGCGGGTAGTCGACGAGAAAGAACGACACGCCGGCGCCGTGGCCGGATCCCTCGAACCGGTGCGTGGTGGGGCTGATCCGAAGCTGCTCGCCGGGAATCACCTGGCTGCTCATGCGCGACCTCCGTTCCGCTGGGCCAGCGATTCTACGGGCAGGCCGCGGCGCGGCGGGCCGGCCCGTCAGGGCGTGGGATCGGTGGTGCCGGGCGTCGTGCCGGGATCGGTCACGGTCTGTGTGCTGACGACTGTGACGGTGCGGGTCACCGTGGACGTGGAGCCCCCCAGCGTCACGGTGCTCGCTGGCGGCGCTTCACCGGCCACAGTGACCGTCCGCGTGCGCCGGAGCGCCCGGCGCCTCGCGTGCGTCCGCGGCTGGGCGTGCGCCTGCGCGGGGCCGACCGCGGGGAGCACGTCTGTCGGATGGCCGCCGGCCGCCATCACGCCGGCCAGCATGCCGAGCAGCAGGCAGGTGACGGCCGCTGTGACGAGCGCCGCCATGCGGCTGGCCCGTGTCCACGAGATCGATGGTGCCGCTCCCCGCTCGAGCATGACGGCGGCATACCCCCACGCACTCGCCATGACACTACGATCCGCACGGCGCGCCCGTAGCTCAGGGGATAGAGCAGTGGCCTTCGAAGCCACGTGTCGCAGGTTCGAATCCTGCCGGGCGCATCATCGCGCCTCGGGCTGTCCGTCCGAGGAACCGGGCGCCGCGGCGAGCTCACGCAGCAGGTCGTCGACGCGCCGGCCGATCTCGTCGCGGATCGCGCGGACGCGGTCGAGCGACTGGCCGCTTGGGTCGTCGAGCTCCCAGTCGATGGATCGCGTGCCGGGGATGTACGGGCACTCGTCACCGCAGCCCATCGTGACGACCAGGTCGGCCCACTCCATGTCGGCTCGATCGAGCAGGTGCGGCGTCCTTCCCGACAGGTCGATGCCGGCTTCGCGCATGACATCGACCACCTCGGGATGCACGTGCTGGGCGGGACGGCTGCCGGCCGAGCGGGCATCGTGGCGGCCGGCGGCGGCCTGCTCGAACAGGGCATGAGCCATCTGGCTTCGCCCGCCGTTCTGGATGCAGACGAACAGGACGTGGCTCACAGCGCTCCCGACAAGTGCGCGCCGGAGATGTGGCCGACCGCGTAGATCATGACCATGATCAGCAGATCGAAGCTGATCGCCTCGCCGACATGTCCGAGCGGCCGGTCACCGGCAGCTCTCCGCGGCCGGCCCGGCCGGCATCAGCAGCAGACGCCCTTCATCTCC
This window harbors:
- a CDS encoding cupin domain-containing protein, whose protein sequence is MSSQVIPGEQLRISPTTHRFEGSGHGAGVSFFLVDYPPGKGNDLHRHPYAEVFVVESGNALFTVGSQQVPAAEGDVVVVPAGTAHRFLAEGEGLRMTCIHAAGTMESEWLE
- a CDS encoding arsenate reductase ArsC, which codes for MSHVLFVCIQNGGRSQMAHALFEQAAAGRHDARSAGSRPAQHVHPEVVDVMREAGIDLSGRTPHLLDRADMEWADLVVTMGCGDECPYIPGTRSIDWELDDPSGQSLDRVRAIRDEIGRRVDDLLRELAAAPGSSDGQPEAR